A single region of the Syngnathus acus chromosome 6, fSynAcu1.2, whole genome shotgun sequence genome encodes:
- the LOC119124558 gene encoding synaptic vesicle glycoprotein 2B-like, giving the protein MITHSLQGSNKCKCDQRIRYFLSISIEKVEPDRMADRYQNNIYHQSDGDSYGTYGEGDGGGHDGYGYQAEYPPQEEDAASDVTEGHDEEDQMYEGEYQGIPHPDEVKAAQRAARAKSRAGGALTELQELSEQYEDIMEDCGHGKFQWTLFMVLGLALMADGVECFVVAFVLPSAEKDLCLSNAEKGMLGLIVFLSMMVGAFIWGGLADKVGRRRCLVVALAINCVFVFLSSFAQSYGFFLFFRLLSGIGIGGTVPIVYSYFSEFLQMDKRGEHLSWLCMFWMIGAIFASFTAWGIIPRYGWGFSMGTDFQFHSWRLFVLVAALPAIASLIGLTFMPESPRFLLENAKHDEAWMILKQVHDTNWRAKGQPEKVFTVTHIKAPKTAEDELIEIQSATGTAVQRWAVRSLTLCKLVFKNVASLFSAELRFATLFMAIIWFCMAFSYYGLSVWFPDMIKHLQYEEYESRVKVFHKEKVENFHFNFSLENQVHKEGEYIHDKFIKIELKSVKFEDSLFEDCLFEDIKSTDTMFENCTIRNTVFTNTDLKEKFIDCKMENNTFEDDKLGCHLDTGEENDVLIYLVSFLGSLAVLPGNIISALFMEKIGRVKIIGGSMLISAGCTFFLFLSFSQSAIIALQCLFCGVSVAAWNGIEVVTVELYPASKRATAFGVLNALCKLAAVLGSSIFASFVGITKAIPILLSFVALVCGGMVALKLPDTREKILQ; this is encoded by the exons ATGATTACACACTCGCTGCAAGGAAGCAACAAGTGCAAGTGTGACCAACGGATCAGATATTTTCTA TCTATCAGCATAGAGAAGGTAGAACCAGACAGGATGGCCGACCGCTACCAAAACAACATATACCACCAAAGCGACGGCGACAGCTATGGGACTTATGGAGAAGGTGATGGAGGTGGTCACGATGGATATGGCTACCAGGCCGAATATCCCCCCCAAGAAGAGGACGCTGCCAGTGATGTGACTGAAGGTCATGATGAAGAAGACCAAATGTATGAAGGAGAATATCAAGGGATACCACATCCTGATGAGGTGAAGGCCGCACAGAGGGCTGCAAG GGCAAAATCTCGAGCTGGCGGTGCACTCACCGAACTGCAGGAGTTATCGGAACAGTATGAGGATATCATGGAAGACTGTGGCCATGGAAAGTTCCAGTGGACGCTCTTCATGGTGCTGGGCCTGGCTCTCATGGCTGATGGGGTGGAATGTTTTGTAGTTGCCTTTGTTCTGCCATCTGCCGAAAAGGACCTGTGCCTGTCCAATGCAGAGAAGGGGATGTTGG GTCTGATTGTCTTCCTGAGTATGATGGTGGGAGCATTCATATGGGGTGGTCTCGCAGACAAAGTTGGCCGTCGACGCTGTTTGGTTGTGGCCTTAGCTATAAACTGTGTCTTCGTCTTCCTATCTTCTTTCGCCCAGAGCTAtggcttcttcctcttcttcaggCTGCTGTCAGGCATCGG TATCGGTGGCACAGTGCCGATTGTCTACTCGTACTTCTCTGAGTTCCTCCAGATGGACAAGCGAGGAGAGCATCTTTCCTGGTTGTGTATGTTTTGGATGATTGGTGCGATTTTTGCCTCTTTTACTGCCTGGGGAATCATCCCCAGATATG GTTGGGGGTTCAGTATGGGCACAGACTTCCAGTTCCACAGTTGGAGGTTATTTGTTCTGGTTGCAGCTCTTCCTGCCATCGCCTCTCTCATCGGACTAACATTCATGCCTGAGAGTCCTCGCTTCTTGCTTGAG AATGCCAAGCACGATGAAGCATGGATGATTCTGAAGCAGGTCCACGACACCAACTGGAGAGCCAAAGGACAGCCGGAAAAAGTCTTCACC GTGACTCACATCAAGGCTCCAAAGACAGCAGAGGATGAGTTAATTGAGATTCAAAGTGCTACAGGAACAGCTGTGCAACGCTGGGCTGTCCGCTCACTTACGCTATGTAAACTG GTATTTAAGAACGTAGCATCTCTCTTTTCTGCTGAGCTGAGGTTTGCTACTCTCTTTATGGCCATCATCTGGTTCTGCATGGCTTTCAG CTACTATGGCCTATCTGTGTGGTTCCCAGACATGATCAAGCACCTTCAATATGAGGAGTATGAATCCAGAGTCAAG gTATTCCATAAAGAAAAAGTGGAGAACTTCCATTTCAACTTTTCTTTAGAGAACCAGGTCCATAAAGAAGGCGAATACATCCATGACAA GTTCATCAAAATAGAACTGAAGTCTGTGAAGTTTGAGGACTCATTGTTTGAAGACTGTCTCTTTGAGGACATCAAGTCCACTGACACGATGTTTGAGAACTGCACCATACGCAACACTGTCTTCACTAATACAG ATCTGAAGGAGAAGTTCATTGACtgtaaaatggaaaacaacacCTTTGAGGACGACAAACTTGGCTGTCACCTAGATACTGGTGAAGAGAATGATGTCCTCATATATCTGGTCAGTTTCCTTGGCAGTCTGGCTGTGTTGCCTGGCAACATCATCTCCGCCCTCTTCATGGAGAAGATCGGCAGAGTCAAGATTATAG GTGGCTCAATGCTGATCTCAGCAGGCTGTACCTTTTTCCTGTTTCTGAGCTTCAGCCAATCTGCGATCATCGCTCTACAGTGTCTCTTCTGTGGCGTCAGTGTGGCTGCATGGAATGGCATTGAGGTGGTGACAGTAGAGCTCTACCCTGCTTCTAAAAG GGCAACAGCCTTCGGTGTCCTGAATGCTCTCTGTAAGCTGGCAGCGGTTCTTGGCAGCTCTATCTTCGCCAGTTTTGTGGGCATCACCAAAGCCATCCCCATCCTGCTATCATTTGTTGCGCTGGTATGCGGCGGCATGGTTGCCCTCAAATTGCCGGACACCCGAGAGAAAATTCTCCAATGA
- the LOC119124557 gene encoding aminopeptidase N-like, whose translation MIFVILDPKPCQVMEKRRCRVRKFCMLCVLLTFVSVATIITLWTIALSGGDEGDHAVAPWDRYRLPTSLIPLSYNITLWPHLSPDPDSGLFIFTGTSTVEFKCAIETDLVLIHSNKLNYTVLENKHIARLRASGNGYVPSIRSTWLQPKTQYMVVQLNDILTKDETYLLHTEFTGELADDLAGLYRSEYVEDGARRIIASSQMHPTHARKTFPCFDEPAMKAVFNITLIHPPQTVALSNGNETEAVNTTIDGIAVTRTRFEPTKKMSTYLLAIVISDYTHLNSMQDDILLRVWARRKSMEQGQGNYALSVTGPILEFLQFYYNISYPLRKLDQIALPDFYYGAMENWGLVTYRETKLLYSPLTSSSQNKQSTATIIAHELAHMWFGNLVTLRWWNEVWLNEGFASYVSYLAADYYEPTWGLKDQIILIETHRAFAVDALTSSHPLSLKEDSILLPEHISQQFDTISYSKGAAVLRMLSCFLSEPVFVQGVNKYLSHFAYSNTIGNDLWDNLQMAVKANDIYLPRQVHDIMNRWILQMGFPVVTIDTSTGQVSQKHFLLDAQSNRSLQSPYNYEWLIPIQWMKSGEVQRDTWWLLKKTAVNMKMKSDGLWILANINVTGYYRVNYDLGNWERLLSQLIKDHQVIPLTNRAQLVDDAFNLARAHLVSASLALRTTSYLYAETEYIPWQTALNNFDYYYLMLDQTEVYHPMQEYMKKLVTPLYLYFKNMTSDWIQIPQRHTDQYNQVNAIQMACQTGITQCQKLTSTWFEQWMQNPQHNSIQPHLRDAVYCSAIASGDEAEWEFGWAQFKNASVASEANKLMSALACSSNTQLLERYLSYTLMPDMIRKQDVATVIGAVASNRLGQELAWNFVRLQWDFMFNGYGGGSFNFASIIDDVTARFSTPVHLQQLEDFVTEHHATGFGSATMAVEQAVERTRANIKWLEQNKQEILHWFTSQTDQ comes from the exons GCACATCTACTGTGGAGTTTAAGTGTGCAATAGAAACCGATCTGGTCCTGATCCACTCAAACAAACTCAACTATACTGTGCTGGAGAACAAACACATTGCCCGGCTTCGTGCTTCAG GCAATGGTTACGTTCCAAGTATTAGATCCACCTGGTTGCAGCCAAAGACACAGTACATGGTGGTTCAGCTAAATGATATTTTAACCAAAGACGAGACGTACCTTCTGCACACTGAGTTCACTGGAGAGCTGGCTGATGACTTAGCTGGCCTTTACAGAAGTGAATATGTGGAGGATGGAGCCAGAAG GATTATTGCTAGCTCTCAGATGCATCCAACTCACGCAAGAAAAACCTTTCCTTGTTTCGATGAACCAGCTATGAAAGCTGTTTTCAACATAACTCTCATCCACCCACCCCAAACTGTAGCCTTGTCCAATGGCAATGAAACAG aGGCTGTTAACACCACTATTGACGGCATAGCTGTGACAAGGACCAGATTTGAGCCAACgaagaaaatgtcaacatatCTATTGGCTATTGTCATCTCAGACTACACACACCTCAATTCTATGCAAGATGACATCTTG TTACGTGTCTGGGCCCGGAGGAAGTCCATGGAGCAAGGACAAGGAAACTATGCGCTCAGTGTGACGGGACCCATTTTGGAATTCCTTCAATTCTATTACAACATCTCCTATCCTTTGAGGAAGTTGG ATCAAATCGCTCTGCCAGACTTCTATTATGGGGCGATGGAGAATTGGGGTTTGGTGACATACAGAGAAACCAAACTGCTATACAGCCCTTTGACCTCCTCCAGTCAAAATAAACAGAGCACAGCCACCATCATTGCCCATGAACTGGCACACATG TGGTTTGGTAACCTGGTGACCCTGAGGTGGTGGAATGAGGTGTGGCTCAATGAGGGCTTTGCTTCTTATGTCTCTTATCTAGCAGCTGACTATTATGAGCCAACATGGGGCTTG AAGGATCAGATCATTCTCATAGAAACCCACAGAGCGTTTGCAGTTGATGCCTTGACCTCCTCTCACCCTTTGTCTTTGAAAGAAGACAGTATTCTACTGCCTGAGCACATCAGTCAGCAGTTTGACACCATCTCATACAGCAAG GGTGCAGCAGTCTTGAGAATGTTGTCTTGTTTCCTGTCAGAGCCCGTCTTCGTCCAAGGAGTCAAT AAATACTTGAGCCACTTTGCCTACAGTAACACAATAGGAAATGACCTATGGGACAATTTACAAATG GCGGTGAAAGCCAACGATATATATCTTCCTCGTCAAGTTCATGACATCATGAATCGCTGGATACTCCAGATGGGCTTCCCTGTCGTTACCATTGATACTTCTACAGGACAAGTATCTCAGAAGCATTTCTTGCTGGACGCTCAGTCCAACAGATCCTTGCAATCACCATATAA CTATGAGTGGCTAATTCCTATTCAATGGATGAAGTCTGGTGAGGTCCAAAGAGATACCTGGTGGCTGTTGAAGAAAACAG CTGTAAACATGAAGATGAAGAGTGACGGCTTGTGGATTCTTGCTAATATCAACGTCACAGGTTATTATCGGGTAAATTATGATCTAGGAAACTGGGAAAGACTTCTTTCTCAGCTCATCAAAGATCATCAG GTTATACCACTAACAAACAGAGCCCAACTTGTGGATGATGCCTTTAATCTGGCCAG AGCTCATCTCGTCTCTGCCTCACTTGCTCTGAGAACAACATCTTATTTATATGCTGAGACTGAGTACATCCCCTGGCAAACTGCTTTGAATAACTTTGACTATTATTACCTTATGTTGGACCAAACTGAGGTCTACCACCCTATGCAG GAGTACATGAAGAAGTTAGTCACACCTCTCTACCtgtatttcaaaaacatgacGTCAGATTGGATCCAGATTCCTCAGAGACACACAGACCA GTACAATCAGGTGAATGCCATCCAAATGGCCTGTCAGACTGGAATAACACAGTGCCAAAAATTGACCAGCACTTGGTTCGAACAATGGATGCAAAACCCTCAACATAACTC GATCCAGCCACACCTGAGAGATGCAGTATACTGCAGTGCCATAGCATCTGGGGACGAGGCGGAGTGGGAGTTTGGCTGGGCCCAGTTTAAGAATGCATCTGTAGCCAGTGAGGCAAATAAACTCATGTCTGCCCTAGCGTGTAGCAGCAACACACAATTGCTGGAAAG GTATCTCTCGTACACATTAATGCCAGATATGATTCGAAAGCAGGATGTCGCTACAGTCATTGGGGCTGTGGCCAGCAACAGACTGGGTCAGGAATTAGCGTGGAATTTTGTGAGACTTCAATGGGACTTCATGTTTAATGG ATATGGTGGTGGCTCCTTCAATTTTGCCTCAATCATTGATGACGTCACAGCAAGGTTTTCCACACCTGTCCACTTACAACAG CTGGAGGATTTTGTGACTGAACACCATGCCACAGGCTTTGGTTCAGCAACTATGGCAGTGGAGCAAGCAGTGGAGAGGACCAGAGCAAATATCAAATGGCTAGAGCAGAACAAACAGGAGATCCTCCACTGGTTCACCAGCCAGACAGACCAGTGA